A part of Anolis carolinensis isolate JA03-04 unplaced genomic scaffold, rAnoCar3.1.pri scaffold_10, whole genome shotgun sequence genomic DNA contains:
- the nhsl3 gene encoding NHS-like protein 3 isoform X3, producing MGNSYRKRNPPSAKSTWSFWNFGRPERAKTGAAAKAENERRLSVQYKAGEEQPDNVFFPSSRTAHLEQLHFQAQAGLRSLQDQEKHKQTKRAWDHSDASSIQSSPSSIEGDDVSIRSQTPSCTTETTSEDALSVRSEMIQRKGSTFRPHDSFPKSGKGEKRRRERRTTVLGLPHHVQKELGLSNGYDPKKRPGSIAVRSTPSPQPLANGGQVAGNTIIIPTIDGKLQPAAVPKGGARVSLQALEVKTAAMAPTAALSAAESALQRHIDRVYYDDSLLGRKTEAKLSPLVMRPKSLAVPWMTTQPGSPELLGPVMSISPQGTYLSKIIPNAVMPPMVDVIALSRNRVRTLSRCSLSTASPAPSVRSVGLFPPVPRSREHSSSSDNWSHSQSTETIVSNTSTISSHGGRKDNSDSGPNRQHEPDQLSTYSSVSGTGSRVGAVPASPSLLGVTRLPGGSGGGSSGRASPAYSTGSVADSSDSVSLRSDRSSTRSVSLRKMKRAPAPPRRTYSLHQKAQQLEAEGAPRAMGLPPKPDRRPAHNNSSEVWVVGQQVSLSLTGEDEVFSPSCPSESSSLACSPDISHRSPITVDKLREAEELRAAENQGLPSKNSSPDRFGRTMSPSSGYSSQSGTPTLHTKSPLGQASSPGKKRPQPKKPERVCSLQSPTAGLSVSSSLTSLSSSTSDPATVPLSAVVTDGTMLNKAERFVIPPHPKVPAPTCLPPIKAQLAEPKTDNVAITNKQKSPPPSPPPAYHPPPPPAKKADASLEAPAALAIAVPSSLEVVAEAPPDSLWPPPPPPVPEEQDLSMADFPPPDEEYFSLLSPESQPESTAKEMPFIDATDGPPLGVPPTNQRAVSAGEAKEPTSLPSSSTMASSKSQQQGVPGDSALPAPTPEPPPPPKLPAAMAELPTAQKNHKPPATVSSSSVPSPTTFQAPSNLKKLVNGLHPDLKKEPAARSKSSSVPKEDANLPIVTPSLLQMVRLRSVNMDAHGSAAVPTTGKPLAEQNGPSVRLNGKTGLQQPTAPQKPIRKSLSLRGHPSASKEATSSNPLHNAVRLKASTLSSRDVPGLGAAADRKAGNRMTLPAFPTSSLSTTGEAKDSPASPLHKSPASTASFIFARSPKKLVIESPSSPEAQANLQKNLVAELMTVSGQRAVAAPGLHHQASGKAPGEKAQKVPPPIAKKPLLGPGHLQPPRSPRSTGAEELSSPVVAFGERTKDSGSGSQAVVAGTKGDGPSAVPGAPLQSPPAQDPGQEMA from the exons TCTTCCCCGTCATCCATAGAAGGCGATGATGTCTCGATCCGGAGCCAGACGCCATCATGCACCACGGAAACCACCTCCGAAGATGCCCTCTCGGTTCGCTCCGAGATGATCCAGCGCAAAG GTTCTACTTTCCGGCCGCATGATTCATTTCCAAAATCcgggaagggagagaagaggaggagagagcgGAGAACCACAGTCCTGGGGCTGCCGCATCATGTGCAGAAGGAGCTTG GCTTGAGCAATGGCTACGATCCAAAGAAACGCCCGGGCAGCATCGCAGTCAGATCCACCCCCAGTCCGCAGCCCCTGGCGAACGGTGGCCAGGTGGCCGGCAACACCATAATCATCCCCACCATTGATGGTAAGCTCCAGCCGGCCGCTGTCCCCAAAGGCGGTGCCCGCGTCTCCCTCCAAGCCCTCGAGGTAAAGACAGCAGCGATGGCACCAACAGCGGCACTATCTGCGGCGGAGTCTGCCCTCCAGCGCCACATTGACCGTGTCTATTATGACGACTCTCTTCTGGGCCGCAAGACAGAGGCCAAGCTCTCTCCACTGGTGATGAGGCCCAAGTCTCTGGCCGTTCCCTGGATGACTACCCAGCCGGGCTCCCCGGAGCTCCTGGGCCCGGTCAtgtccatctccccgcagggcacCTACCTGTCCAAGATAATCCCCAATGCCGTCATGCCACCCATGGTGGACGTCATTGCGCTCTCCCGCAACAGGGTTCGCACCCTCAGCCGCTGCAGCCTCTCCACGGCCAGCCCAGCCCCTTCGGTGCGCTCTGTGGGCCTCTTCCCCCCGGTGCCCCGCAGCCGGGAGCACTCCTCCTCCAGCGACAACTGGAGCCATTCCCAGTCCACTGAGACCATCGTCTCCAACACTTCCACCATCTCCTCCCACGGCGGGAGGAAGGACAACAGCGATTCAGGGCCTAACAGGCAGCATGAACCGGACCAGCTCAGCACCTACAGCTCTGTCAGCGGCACTGGCTCCAGGGTTGGTGCTGTCCCTGCTTCTCCTAGCCTTTTGGGAGTGACACGGCTTCCGGGCGGAAGTGGTGGCGGCAGCAGTGGGCGAGCTTCCCCAGCGTACAGCACCGGCAGCGTGGCGGACAGTTCAGACAGTGTGAGCCTGCGGAGTGACCGCTCCTCGACCCGCAGCGTCTCCCTCCGGAAGATGAAGAGAGCCCCTGCTCCCCCTCGCAGAACCTACTCTTTGCATCAAAAGGCTCAGCAGCTAGAAGCCGAGGGGGCACCCAGAGCCATGGGGCTGCCCCCTAAGCCAGACCGCCGGCCGGCTCATAACAACAGCAGCGAGGTGTGGGTTGTGGGGCAGCAAGTGAGCCTCAGTCTGACGGGCGAGGATGAGGTCTTCTCCCCATCTTGCCCGAGCGAGAGCAGCAGCTTGGCCTGTTCTCCAGACATCTCCCACCGAAGCCCCATCACTGTGGACAAACTCCGCGAGGCGGAGGAGCTGAGAGCAGCGGAAAACCAGGGGCTCCCTTCCAAGAACAGCTCCCCTGACCGCTTTGGCCGCACGATGTCTCCCTCCAGTGGCTACTCCAGCCAGAGTGGGACGCCCACCCTCCACACCAAGAGTCCCCTGGGCCAGGCCTCCTCGCCGGGGAAGAAGCGGCCGCAACCAAAGAAGCCGGAACGGGTTTGCTCCCTCCAGTCCCCGACAGCTGGCCTCTCTGTCTCCTCCTCACTGACCTCCTTGTCCTCTTCCACCTCGGATCCAGCGACAGTCCCGCTGTCGGCCGTCGTCACCGATGGCACCATGTTGAACAAAGCAGAGCGTTTTGTCATTCCTCCTCACCCCAAGGTCCCGGCTCCCACCTGCCTTCCGCCCATCAAGGCCCAACTGGCTGAGCCAAAAACCGACAATGTGGCAATCACCAACAAGCAGAAATCTCCTCCTCCATCGCCTCCTCCGGCCTATCACCCGCCGCCACCCCCTGCGAAGAAAGCCGATGCAAGTTTGGAAGCCCCCGCTGCTCTTGCTATTGCTGTCCCCAGTTCTTTGGAGGTTGTTGCAGAGGCTCCTCCGGACTCCCTGTGGCCCCCTCCACCGCCTCCCGTTCCGGAGGAACAGGATCTCTCAATGGCCGACTTCCCTCCCCCGGATGAGGAGTATTTTTCGCTGCTATCGCCAGAGTCACAGCCAGAGTCAACGGCCAAGGAAATGCCTTTCATTGATGCTACTGATGGGCCTCCCCTTGGGGTCCCGCCAACCAACCAAAGAGCCGTGTCTGCAGGGGAGGCCAAAGAGCCCACCTCTctgccttcctcctccaccatggCGTCCTCAAAGAGCCAACAGCAAGGAGTCCCAGGTGACTCGGCACTGCCAGCTCCCACGCCGGAGCCCCCTCCACCTCCCAAGCTCCCAGCAGCGATGGCGGAATTGCCCACTGCCCAGAAAAATCACAAGCCTCCGGCCACAGTGTCATCGTCATCTGTGCCCTCACCCACCACCTTCCAAGCTCCGTCAAACCTCAAGAAGCTGGTCAACGGTCTCCACCCTGATCTTAAGAAGGAGCCGGCTGCTCGGAGCAAGAGCAGTTCTGTGCCAAAGGAAGATGCTAATCTGCCCATCGTCACGCCCTCCCTGCTACAGATGGTGCGCTTGCGCTCGGTCAATATGGATGCCCACGGTTCAGCAGCTGTCCCAACAACGGGCAAACCGTTAGCAGAGCAGAATGGCCCAAGCGTGAGGCTCAATGGCAAGACGGGACTGCAGCAGCCCACCGCCCCTCAGAAACCTATCCGGAAGTCCCTCTCCTTGAGGGGTCACCCATCTGCGTCTAAAGAAGCGACCTCCTCGAACCCTTTGCACAATGCGGTGCGCTTGAAGGCCTCCACCTTGTCTTCCAGGGATGTGCCAGGACTCGGAGCGGCGGCGGACAGGAAGGCTGGGAATCGGATGACATTGCCTGCATTCCCCACTTCGTCTCTCTCTACAACCGGTGAGGCGAAAGACAGCCCGGCATCCCCGCTGCACAAATCCCCGGCATCTACGGCCAGCTTCATCTTTGCAAGGAGCCCCAAGAAACTGGTGATCGAGAGCCCATCTTCTCCGGAAGCCCAGGCCAACTTGCAGAAGAATCTGGTAGCCGAATTGATGACCGTCTCTGGCCAGCGGGCTGTGGCAGCCCCGGGGCTTCACCACCAGGCCTCCGGGAAGGCTCCAGGCGAGAAGGCCCAGAAGGTGCCCCCTCCCATTGCCAAGAAGCCTTTGCTGGGGCCAGGCCACTTGCAGCCCCCCAGGAGCCCAAGGTCAACGGGAGCAGAGGAGCTGAGCTCCCCAGTGGTGGCGTTTGGGGAGAGGACTAAGGACAGCGGGTCTGGTAGCCAGGCGGTCGTGGCAGGGACTAAAGGAGACGGCCCCTCCGCAGTGCCAGGAGCCCCGCTGCAGAGCCCCCCAGCACAAG ACCCAGGGCAGGAGATGGCGTGA
- the nhsl3 gene encoding NHS-like protein 3 isoform X4, whose protein sequence is MVVFLGRNLPSLLALFKKKGAAAKAENERRLSVQYKAGEEQPDNVFFPSSRTAHLEQLHFQAQAGLRSLQDQEKHKQTKRAWDHSDASSIQSSPSSIEGDDVSIRSQTPSCTTETTSEDALSVRSEMIQRKGSTFRPHDSFPKSGKGEKRRRERRTTVLGLPHHVQKELGLSNGYDPKKRPGSIAVRSTPSPQPLANGGQVAGNTIIIPTIDGKLQPAAVPKGGARVSLQALEVKTAAMAPTAALSAAESALQRHIDRVYYDDSLLGRKTEAKLSPLVMRPKSLAVPWMTTQPGSPELLGPVMSISPQGTYLSKIIPNAVMPPMVDVIALSRNRVRTLSRCSLSTASPAPSVRSVGLFPPVPRSREHSSSSDNWSHSQSTETIVSNTSTISSHGGRKDNSDSGPNRQHEPDQLSTYSSVSGTGSRVGAVPASPSLLGVTRLPGGSGGGSSGRASPAYSTGSVADSSDSVSLRSDRSSTRSVSLRKMKRAPAPPRRTYSLHQKAQQLEAEGAPRAMGLPPKPDRRPAHNNSSEVWVVGQQVSLSLTGEDEVFSPSCPSESSSLACSPDISHRSPITVDKLREAEELRAAENQGLPSKNSSPDRFGRTMSPSSGYSSQSGTPTLHTKSPLGQASSPGKKRPQPKKPERVCSLQSPTAGLSVSSSLTSLSSSTSDPATVPLSAVVTDGTMLNKAERFVIPPHPKVPAPTCLPPIKAQLAEPKTDNVAITNKQKSPPPSPPPAYHPPPPPAKKADASLEAPAALAIAVPSSLEVVAEAPPDSLWPPPPPPVPEEQDLSMADFPPPDEEYFSLLSPESQPESTAKEMPFIDATDGPPLGVPPTNQRAVSAGEAKEPTSLPSSSTMASSKSQQQGVPGDSALPAPTPEPPPPPKLPAAMAELPTAQKNHKPPATVSSSSVPSPTTFQAPSNLKKLVNGLHPDLKKEPAARSKSSSVPKEDANLPIVTPSLLQMVRLRSVNMDAHGSAAVPTTGKPLAEQNGPSVRLNGKTGLQQPTAPQKPIRKSLSLRGHPSASKEATSSNPLHNAVRLKASTLSSRDVPGLGAAADRKAGNRMTLPAFPTSSLSTTGEAKDSPASPLHKSPASTASFIFARSPKKLVIESPSSPEAQANLQKNLVAELMTVSGQRAVAAPGLHHQASGKAPGEKAQKVPPPIAKKPLLGPGHLQPPRSPRSTGAEELSSPVVAFGERTKDSGSGSQAVVAGTKGDGPSAVPGAPLQSPPAQDPGQEMA, encoded by the exons TCTTCCCCGTCATCCATAGAAGGCGATGATGTCTCGATCCGGAGCCAGACGCCATCATGCACCACGGAAACCACCTCCGAAGATGCCCTCTCGGTTCGCTCCGAGATGATCCAGCGCAAAG GTTCTACTTTCCGGCCGCATGATTCATTTCCAAAATCcgggaagggagagaagaggaggagagagcgGAGAACCACAGTCCTGGGGCTGCCGCATCATGTGCAGAAGGAGCTTG GCTTGAGCAATGGCTACGATCCAAAGAAACGCCCGGGCAGCATCGCAGTCAGATCCACCCCCAGTCCGCAGCCCCTGGCGAACGGTGGCCAGGTGGCCGGCAACACCATAATCATCCCCACCATTGATGGTAAGCTCCAGCCGGCCGCTGTCCCCAAAGGCGGTGCCCGCGTCTCCCTCCAAGCCCTCGAGGTAAAGACAGCAGCGATGGCACCAACAGCGGCACTATCTGCGGCGGAGTCTGCCCTCCAGCGCCACATTGACCGTGTCTATTATGACGACTCTCTTCTGGGCCGCAAGACAGAGGCCAAGCTCTCTCCACTGGTGATGAGGCCCAAGTCTCTGGCCGTTCCCTGGATGACTACCCAGCCGGGCTCCCCGGAGCTCCTGGGCCCGGTCAtgtccatctccccgcagggcacCTACCTGTCCAAGATAATCCCCAATGCCGTCATGCCACCCATGGTGGACGTCATTGCGCTCTCCCGCAACAGGGTTCGCACCCTCAGCCGCTGCAGCCTCTCCACGGCCAGCCCAGCCCCTTCGGTGCGCTCTGTGGGCCTCTTCCCCCCGGTGCCCCGCAGCCGGGAGCACTCCTCCTCCAGCGACAACTGGAGCCATTCCCAGTCCACTGAGACCATCGTCTCCAACACTTCCACCATCTCCTCCCACGGCGGGAGGAAGGACAACAGCGATTCAGGGCCTAACAGGCAGCATGAACCGGACCAGCTCAGCACCTACAGCTCTGTCAGCGGCACTGGCTCCAGGGTTGGTGCTGTCCCTGCTTCTCCTAGCCTTTTGGGAGTGACACGGCTTCCGGGCGGAAGTGGTGGCGGCAGCAGTGGGCGAGCTTCCCCAGCGTACAGCACCGGCAGCGTGGCGGACAGTTCAGACAGTGTGAGCCTGCGGAGTGACCGCTCCTCGACCCGCAGCGTCTCCCTCCGGAAGATGAAGAGAGCCCCTGCTCCCCCTCGCAGAACCTACTCTTTGCATCAAAAGGCTCAGCAGCTAGAAGCCGAGGGGGCACCCAGAGCCATGGGGCTGCCCCCTAAGCCAGACCGCCGGCCGGCTCATAACAACAGCAGCGAGGTGTGGGTTGTGGGGCAGCAAGTGAGCCTCAGTCTGACGGGCGAGGATGAGGTCTTCTCCCCATCTTGCCCGAGCGAGAGCAGCAGCTTGGCCTGTTCTCCAGACATCTCCCACCGAAGCCCCATCACTGTGGACAAACTCCGCGAGGCGGAGGAGCTGAGAGCAGCGGAAAACCAGGGGCTCCCTTCCAAGAACAGCTCCCCTGACCGCTTTGGCCGCACGATGTCTCCCTCCAGTGGCTACTCCAGCCAGAGTGGGACGCCCACCCTCCACACCAAGAGTCCCCTGGGCCAGGCCTCCTCGCCGGGGAAGAAGCGGCCGCAACCAAAGAAGCCGGAACGGGTTTGCTCCCTCCAGTCCCCGACAGCTGGCCTCTCTGTCTCCTCCTCACTGACCTCCTTGTCCTCTTCCACCTCGGATCCAGCGACAGTCCCGCTGTCGGCCGTCGTCACCGATGGCACCATGTTGAACAAAGCAGAGCGTTTTGTCATTCCTCCTCACCCCAAGGTCCCGGCTCCCACCTGCCTTCCGCCCATCAAGGCCCAACTGGCTGAGCCAAAAACCGACAATGTGGCAATCACCAACAAGCAGAAATCTCCTCCTCCATCGCCTCCTCCGGCCTATCACCCGCCGCCACCCCCTGCGAAGAAAGCCGATGCAAGTTTGGAAGCCCCCGCTGCTCTTGCTATTGCTGTCCCCAGTTCTTTGGAGGTTGTTGCAGAGGCTCCTCCGGACTCCCTGTGGCCCCCTCCACCGCCTCCCGTTCCGGAGGAACAGGATCTCTCAATGGCCGACTTCCCTCCCCCGGATGAGGAGTATTTTTCGCTGCTATCGCCAGAGTCACAGCCAGAGTCAACGGCCAAGGAAATGCCTTTCATTGATGCTACTGATGGGCCTCCCCTTGGGGTCCCGCCAACCAACCAAAGAGCCGTGTCTGCAGGGGAGGCCAAAGAGCCCACCTCTctgccttcctcctccaccatggCGTCCTCAAAGAGCCAACAGCAAGGAGTCCCAGGTGACTCGGCACTGCCAGCTCCCACGCCGGAGCCCCCTCCACCTCCCAAGCTCCCAGCAGCGATGGCGGAATTGCCCACTGCCCAGAAAAATCACAAGCCTCCGGCCACAGTGTCATCGTCATCTGTGCCCTCACCCACCACCTTCCAAGCTCCGTCAAACCTCAAGAAGCTGGTCAACGGTCTCCACCCTGATCTTAAGAAGGAGCCGGCTGCTCGGAGCAAGAGCAGTTCTGTGCCAAAGGAAGATGCTAATCTGCCCATCGTCACGCCCTCCCTGCTACAGATGGTGCGCTTGCGCTCGGTCAATATGGATGCCCACGGTTCAGCAGCTGTCCCAACAACGGGCAAACCGTTAGCAGAGCAGAATGGCCCAAGCGTGAGGCTCAATGGCAAGACGGGACTGCAGCAGCCCACCGCCCCTCAGAAACCTATCCGGAAGTCCCTCTCCTTGAGGGGTCACCCATCTGCGTCTAAAGAAGCGACCTCCTCGAACCCTTTGCACAATGCGGTGCGCTTGAAGGCCTCCACCTTGTCTTCCAGGGATGTGCCAGGACTCGGAGCGGCGGCGGACAGGAAGGCTGGGAATCGGATGACATTGCCTGCATTCCCCACTTCGTCTCTCTCTACAACCGGTGAGGCGAAAGACAGCCCGGCATCCCCGCTGCACAAATCCCCGGCATCTACGGCCAGCTTCATCTTTGCAAGGAGCCCCAAGAAACTGGTGATCGAGAGCCCATCTTCTCCGGAAGCCCAGGCCAACTTGCAGAAGAATCTGGTAGCCGAATTGATGACCGTCTCTGGCCAGCGGGCTGTGGCAGCCCCGGGGCTTCACCACCAGGCCTCCGGGAAGGCTCCAGGCGAGAAGGCCCAGAAGGTGCCCCCTCCCATTGCCAAGAAGCCTTTGCTGGGGCCAGGCCACTTGCAGCCCCCCAGGAGCCCAAGGTCAACGGGAGCAGAGGAGCTGAGCTCCCCAGTGGTGGCGTTTGGGGAGAGGACTAAGGACAGCGGGTCTGGTAGCCAGGCGGTCGTGGCAGGGACTAAAGGAGACGGCCCCTCCGCAGTGCCAGGAGCCCCGCTGCAGAGCCCCCCAGCACAAG ACCCAGGGCAGGAGATGGCGTGA